The following nucleotide sequence is from Bacteroidota bacterium.
TTTGTAATATACTGTTTCTTCGTCGATGATACCGGGGTGCAAAATTATCAACAAATCCCTCAGAAGCAAATCCGGACGCACCACACCCGTTTCAAAATAATCGAGTCCCCCATTCGGATTGACACGCTTATTGTAATGATACACCTGACCCTGCTGAAACGATTGAAGAATTTTACAGCGGGGTTCTATGGATTCAATTTCCTGCAAACTACCTGCACTTGCATTGATCCAGAAATCCGCATCCTGCTGACGGTGAATTACAGCCTCGAAACTAAGATTGAGGCTACCTCTGGATGAATCGCCACTCCAGGCATAACCGGCATTGGCATCGCGGATGAGTTGTGCTACGAAACTATTTCCTCCGGCAGCAAACCAGTTTCCCTTGTAAATGGTGCCATCCAAAACAGATGGCCTGTTGGTATCAGTAGAAGCCAGGTTCTTTACATTGATATAGTTCGATTCGATTGCCTGAAAAACAGAATCAGCAAGTGCTTCCTTATCGAGCAAAGCACCTACCAATTTTATCCACTCGGCCCGACCCAGCGGATGATCTTCCATAAATTCTATGATGTACACCACTGGTATTCCTGCCCGCAAAAGAATTGGATCAATCGGATCAGGTGACTGGTAAATATACTTTAATACCACTCCCGGATTTTTCGACAAAACATTCTCAGCATCGGTATTTAATTCGTTACCCAAATTAGTCAAATCACCATTGATGAAACGTGCATAAAGCACGGAGTCGACCAACCAATTTGCATTGGCACAGGCAATCAGCCTATCGCGGGCATTGAGAATTGAAAGCATGCCGGTATAAGTGGAGGAGAGACTGGCAATTCGATCCGCTGGCACTTGAATAATATGATTGGCTTGTACTTGTGTATCTTTCTTCTTAACCAGCTTATAGTGCGAAAGTAGTTTGTTGTTGTCCCACGGATTGTATACCTCTACCAGAGTAGTATCTCCTAAGTGAG
It contains:
- a CDS encoding ABC transporter substrate-binding protein translates to MKILIYFLFPVILFWCCKSSSEPQSKPISTLKYAKGFSISHLGDTTLVEVYNPWDNNKLLSHYKLVKKKDTQVQANHIIQVPADRIASLSSTYTGMLSILNARDRLIACANANWLVDSVLYARFINGDLTNLGNELNTDAENVLSKNPGVVLKYIYQSPDPIDPILLRAGIPVVYIIEFMEDHPLGRAEWIKLVGALLDKEALADSVFQAIESNYINVKNLASTDTNRPSVLDGTIYKGNWFAAGGNSFVAQLIRDANAGYAWSGDSSRGSLNLSFEAVIHRQQDADFWINASAGSLQEIESIEPRCKILQSFQQGQVYHYNKRVNPNGGLDYFETGVVRPDLLLRDLLIILHPGIIDEETVYYKKLE